The DNA window AACAGTTACTGTAAAATCACAGTCTTGCAATGCTAATCATATACACCATTTAATTAAGAAAAATGAGTCAGCCAAAGAAGTATAAGAACCTGTAGGAGATTTGTACACATTGCCATTTCACCACATGTTACATCTGCACCCAGAACTTTGCAAACCCTTCGAAAAGGAAGATTACCAACAGTGGTCAGAGGTGCAAGGTACAGCTTCTCTTTAAAATCAATAAGCTTTTTCTCTCGTTGGTgtggttttatacttttatcacTTTCAGGGAGTGTATCCATCGCAGTTTCTGGTTCAGAAGGTATACAAATTTTCTCAACATCATTCCCTGACACACTTGCATCTGTTTAAGAGAAGATGAAGATAAGTTGCACAAATCTTCAAGAGTGAACATCATCCAGAAATGAATATGAAATGCACTGCTCTGAAAGAAAAGATGACTCAACCATTATCCACTTTGGTGATGCTACACTCATCATTGACAACAGATTTTGCCTTCTTTAGGGGCCTCTGCTCGTCAGATGTTGATATTCCATCAGGATTATTATCTTCTGCCACAAGGAAAGGATCTGAGTCTGCTGCCATTTGTGTGACACCATTTTCATCAATACCATCAGAATCCTTTGAAACAGTTTGACCTTTTCCCTCCTTTTCTGTTGACAATTTGATGTTACATTTTTTGTGTCCCTGAAGAGTAAAAGACAACATGAGCAACAACAAAGGCAAAAGACAACTGACAACCTGATAATGGCATTAACAGAAGTGAGAAAACAGATATAAAACAAACCCACTTCTGTAAATAACAGTAATGTAAAGCATCTCTAAATGAAACTAAATCCATTGACCCATTCAAGGAGGATTTATGACAGATCCTTTCCTGAAAACTAAGCTGTCATCATTTCCATGATATTTTCTTAACACAGTTGATCTCTATGATGAAGAACATAGATAATAAATTTTGTTGACATTTCTAGGAAATTTTATATGAGGCTCTGCCTCTACCAGGTACATTCAACAGCAAGAAGTTGATATCACAAAGAAGAATCAAAAGAGAACGTATTGATGAATTGTATGATATGTGATGCTAAACAAGCTCTGAAtcagaaacataaaaaaaattcttcgaAGCAAAAATATTCAGTGTTACATAAGCAGATGCATGATTAATCAAGCAAACAACTgagttaagaaaaaaaatattaaatgaatTAGGTAAGGGTTTTACCAGAAGGGAAAGCGACTTTAGCACAGCATCTGCCTTggaaaatttcattttattcttCCACAAAAGCTTCTGTACATCTTTGCTCAATCCATTGATCTCAGAGCTTTTCCTCCCCTCAGTACAAGTACTAGAGGGATCACCATCTTTATGAGTCCCTGAAAACCTACAGGCCAAGCCAAAAGGGCATGGCCCTTCCCTGTTAATGAATGGGCACTCTCCCTCTAACTCAGCAGGTTTCTGCATATATGGATATCACAGCCATCATAAAATAGCACTAGACACCACATAAGTGCCCATGGTTACCtaatgcatacatgatacaaACAAGGGAAAAAGTAGAATTCACTCCCAACATTTCGTAAATAGACAATTAAATTTGAATACCTGAACTTTAAAGGCTTCTACATCATGGCTGTAGCGGCACTTATCACCATATGAACAGGAACTAATGTTTCCAGTCTTTGCCACCTCCGGACAGAGATTGAGAGCGGATTGCCGTTCCTATAAGTTCCCAAAAGATCTTCTGGTCAAGATTTCAAATCCTCCATTTCAACAAATTCAGAACTACCAAAATAACTTGCTCTCCAACAAATGCAAAACCAAAACTCAAGCAATATCTAATGcataaatcataaaataacattAGTATATCACCAAGAACCATAATTGCCAATGTAAAACTCCGAGCGACAACTATGAAGTAAAGAACTTGAATTTACGATTTGGGCACATTATTGCCGGACTGATCATATACTAAAAAGAGCTTAACCTAAGGTTCCAAATTTCCTAACTGTTCAAGAATAATAACGATTTTTCTGCAGCATCAACATAGAGATATATGCAAACCTATCTCAAATTAGCACTACATTGAGAAAACATATACCCGTATATTTATACAAGTGAATAGAACAGTAATTTGATTAAATTAGAGGACCTGACGGCGTTCTCGTTTGAGTTGCCGTCTGGACTTCTTCTCCTTAACTAAACCAGACTTAGGGGCTTTGGCATTGACGTCTAATACGGAGTCTTTCTGGTTACTGGTTCTGGTAGGAGGAGGACGAAGGAATTCTCTCTTAATCGGAGCTATGGCCTTGGCCACGAGTTCCTCTGGCGTTTCATGAGCTCCGTTTGAGCTCAATACCAGTGGCTCCTCCTGAATCTTCTCGGGTAGGCGGCCATCGAACACTGGCTCGGCCATGGCGATcgagttttaaattttaatccGGTCGATGCAGTAGTGGATTTGCGCCAGTGATGCTGAATGGATGTTACTAGGGTTTATAGCAGGTTTGGGTCGAAGAAGATAAAGCAGGCCGGTGTGAAACGACGTCGGTTAAACAGAACATAGAAAATGGTAAAGAGCGGAAATACAAATGATGGGAATATTTACACTTCACATTTTCCCACTCACATCACATTTTTCAAAACCACCAAACACACCCCTTAGAGCTTGATAGATTTCACGAAAACTTGTATCTCCGTCACTCTACATCTCCTCCTTTCCCTCCTCCTCCATCAAAACCGTTGCGTCCCTTTGGGTCTCATCCATGCCCTTCACAGCCTTGTTGTGGCTTTTGCCACCGCAAAGATTCATGACATGCGATGATTCTGGCGGCTAACGAAAACAAGCACCTCGATTCAGTGGCTCCTCTACTTTCCTCTTAGGACGAGACCCTCTGGCGCGTGTTCTTCTGGTCATACATATTCTACCTCTCTCGATTCCTACATTTGCTCCGAACATTCTTCACAATCTTCAAATACCGGAAACTGAATGTCTTCACACTTTTCAACCAGTCTAGTATGTTGTTCATGTCCTTTATCTTGCTCGAATTCTTTCAATCATTTCAAGTAATTTATTGGTGTACGAATGCGTAAGGGACGTGTTTGGTGGTTTTGGAAAAGTGAATGGGAAAACctggagtgcaaatagtcccaACCAATACGAATTTGTTCTCTGTAAACATCGTcgtttaaggggaaaaaaatgaaagcaaaaTACGTCGTCGTTTAAATGAAAAAATGTAATGAAAANNNNNNNNNNNNNNNNNNNNNNNNNNNNNNNNNNNNNNNNNNNNNNNNNNNNNNNNNNNNNNNNNNNNNNNNNNNNNNNNNNNNNNNNNNNNNNNNNNNNagttggtgataaattaacggctctcattatttatgttgacgacatggtagtgacaggcaacgattctgaagaaatgcgtaaactgagagactatttgtcaactgaatttgatatgaaggatttgggaggattaaaatattttttgggcattgaagttgttcgttctgagcaaggcatatttttatcccaacgaaagtatgtgcttgacttattaacagaaactggtatgcttggatgtcagccaattggatctcctatggaacaaaatcatggattggaagagtcttcgaatcaaacttcaatagacaaattacgatatcaaaggttagttgggcgtttaatctatttgtctcatacgaggccagatattgcatatgcggtcagtgttgtgagtagatttatgcacaatcctggtaaacaacatatggatgcagttattagaattctgagatatttaaaatctgcaccgggaaaaggcttacttttttctaagaatgggcatgcagacgtatggggctataccgactcagattgggcaggtaaaggagaccgaagaagatcaaccactgggtatttaacttttgttggaggaaatctggttacttggagaagtaaaaagcaaaaagttgtctcattgtctagtgcagaagccgaatacagagcaatggtgaaaggtatttgtgagttgttatggctcaaacggcttatgggggagctgagtttgtcaattaaaagaccaatgaaattgtattgtgataatcagtcagcaattaaaattgctgagaacccagtgcaacatgatcggactaaacatgtggaaattgataggaatttcgtgtatgaaaagctagaagaaaaaataattgaagttccgtatatgaagaccgaagatcagttggctgatgtgttaaccaagggagtgtcaaattcagtgtttgctgattcacttgtcaagctgggcatatacgatgtctatgcaccaccttgagggggagtgttgaatagagtcaaagatttacccaagatttactttattgattgaagactttattgacaaactcaatattgattgaagactttccttaattgaagattcggcaatcaatattgatttgtctaagttcataattgatgcctcaattgttgactaattgatgcctcaattgttgactttgatagtgactttgatagagattgtaattacgtagatcattgattgtaaaccaatgtaatagctatataggtgtttcccacttcaataaaagatattgattgcaaaattaagtatAATAATATTCTCACA is part of the Tripterygium wilfordii isolate XIE 37 chromosome 7, ASM1340144v1, whole genome shotgun sequence genome and encodes:
- the LOC120002129 gene encoding tRNA-dihydrouridine(47) synthase [NAD(P)(+)]-like; this translates as MAEPVFDGRLPEKIQEEPLVLSSNGAHETPEELVAKAIAPIKREFLRPPPTRTSNQKDSVLDVNAKAPKSGLVKEKKSRRQLKRERRQERQSALNLCPEVAKTGNISSCSYGDKCRYSHDVEAFKVQKPAELEGECPFINREGPCPFGLACRFSGTHKDGDPSSTCTEGRKSSEINGLSKDVQKLLWKNKMKFSKADAVLKSLSLLGHKKCNIKLSTEKEGKGQTVSKDSDGIDENGVTQMAADSDPFLVAEDNNPDGISTSDEQRPLKKAKSVVNDECSITKVDNDASVSGNDVEKICIPSEPETAMDTLPESDKSIKPHQREKKLIDFKEKLYLAPLTTVGNLPFRRVCKVLGADVTCGEMAMCTNLLQGQASEWALLRRHSSEDLFGVQICGAYQDTVARTVELIDQECIVDFIDINMGCPIDFVVNKGAGSALLTKPMRMKSILEAASGTVGKPITVKVRTGYFEGKNRIDSLIADIGNWGATAVTIHGRTRQQRYSKLADWDYIYQCARRAPDTLEVLGNGDVFSYLDWNKHRTDCPELSSCMIARGALIKPWIFTEIKQQRHWDISSGERFNILKDFVRFGLEHWGSDSKGVETTRHFLLEWLSYTCRYIPVGLLDVIPQRLNWRPPAYYGRDDLETLMASDSASDWIRISEMLLGKVPDGFTFAPRHKSSGYDQAENG